From Nguyenibacter vanlangensis, one genomic window encodes:
- a CDS encoding gluconokinase, GntK/IdnK-type produces the protein MSQHAPLSASAAPRAFPTVPLARASERLKQVGAPRVLVVMGVSGSGKSTLAQLLARRVGWPIVEGDELHPEANIAKMSAGIPLTDADRAPWLEKIGAVARDWLQGGGCGIVTCSSLKRRYRDVITGGDARVCFVYLKGRPEDIAPRLGQRTGHFMPASMLTSQFAALEEPDDSEVLLELDVTASRTSLVEAAYETLLELATPDHPLCRPADGRAIAPKAALG, from the coding sequence ATGTCACAGCATGCCCCCTTGAGCGCGTCCGCAGCGCCGCGCGCCTTTCCGACCGTTCCGCTGGCCCGGGCTTCCGAGCGCCTGAAACAGGTCGGGGCACCGCGCGTCCTGGTCGTCATGGGGGTGTCCGGGTCGGGAAAATCCACTCTGGCGCAATTGCTGGCCCGGCGGGTCGGCTGGCCCATCGTCGAGGGCGACGAACTGCATCCGGAGGCGAACATCGCCAAGATGAGCGCCGGCATTCCGCTGACCGACGCCGACCGGGCGCCATGGCTGGAGAAGATCGGCGCGGTGGCGCGCGACTGGCTGCAGGGCGGCGGGTGCGGGATCGTGACCTGTTCGTCGCTGAAGCGGCGCTATCGCGATGTGATCACCGGCGGCGATGCGCGGGTGTGCTTCGTCTATCTGAAGGGCCGGCCTGAGGATATCGCGCCGCGTCTGGGCCAGCGGACCGGGCATTTCATGCCGGCCTCGATGCTGACCAGCCAGTTCGCGGCCCTGGAAGAGCCCGACGATTCCGAGGTGCTGCTGGAACTGGACGTCACCGCCAGCCGGACCAGCCTGGTCGAGGCGGCCTATGAGACGTTGCTTGAGCTGGCGACGCCCGACCATCCGCTGTGCCGGCCGGCGGATGGTCGGGCCATCGCGCCGAAGGCCGCGCTGGGATAA
- a CDS encoding cob(I)yrinic acid a,c-diamide adenosyltransferase, translating into MNIRIDRIITRGGDSGQTALGDGTRVDKSCPRIEALGTVDEANATIGVLRLHVPPASPLDATLARLQSLLFDIGGMLCVPETESPETESSAGTSDNFRGGDAAVAFIEQATEQLRAGQEPLRSFVLPAGTPGAAHAHLARTVVRRAERRVAALRHDAPISPSVLRCLNRLSDYLFVLGRHLNDDGRADILWVPGSASQG; encoded by the coding sequence ATGAACATCAGGATCGATCGCATCATCACCCGGGGCGGCGATTCCGGACAGACCGCCCTGGGCGACGGCACGCGGGTGGATAAATCCTGTCCCAGGATCGAGGCCCTGGGCACGGTGGACGAGGCCAATGCCACGATCGGCGTACTGCGCCTGCACGTCCCGCCCGCCTCGCCGCTGGACGCCACGCTCGCACGCCTGCAATCGCTGCTGTTCGATATCGGCGGCATGCTGTGCGTGCCCGAAACGGAATCCCCCGAAACGGAATCCTCGGCCGGCACGTCCGACAATTTCCGGGGCGGCGACGCGGCGGTCGCCTTTATCGAACAGGCGACCGAACAATTGCGCGCCGGCCAGGAACCGCTGCGCAGCTTCGTCCTGCCCGCCGGCACGCCGGGCGCGGCCCACGCCCACCTGGCCCGCACCGTGGTCCGCCGCGCCGAACGGCGGGTCGCCGCCCTGCGTCACGACGCCCCGATCAGCCCCTCGGTGCTGCGCTGCCTCAACCGGCTGTCGGATTACCTGTTCGTGCTGGGCCGCCACCTCAACGATGACGGACGCGCCGACATCCTCTGGGTCCCCGGCAGCGCCTCACAAGGCTAG
- a CDS encoding DUF4142 domain-containing protein, which yields MNSYARRPSPKWPAPRWASPRWIPLRWTWVALLPLAACATQPKPPPAPPPPPPFAEADADFVGKAAHIDTFEIAISQLAASQSANPKIKSYATRTGTDHTANRDRLGTIADQHGATLPTDLTSDENDVLNRLKTEKGRAFDHDFIHIQIEGHREALPLFQTAARNATDPALKSYAADTAPVIQSHLDMATALVQHKRHHDRHHH from the coding sequence ATGAACTCATATGCACGCCGTCCCTCTCCCAAATGGCCCGCTCCGCGATGGGCCTCGCCGCGATGGATCCCACTGCGATGGACCTGGGTCGCCCTGCTGCCCCTGGCCGCCTGCGCCACGCAGCCCAAGCCCCCGCCGGCGCCCCCTCCGCCGCCGCCCTTCGCCGAGGCCGACGCCGATTTCGTCGGCAAGGCCGCCCACATCGACACCTTCGAAATCGCCATCTCCCAGCTTGCCGCCAGCCAATCCGCCAATCCGAAGATCAAGTCCTACGCGACCCGCACGGGCACCGACCATACGGCGAACCGGGACAGGCTCGGCACCATCGCGGACCAGCACGGCGCGACTCTGCCGACCGATCTCACGTCGGATGAAAACGACGTGCTGAACAGGCTGAAGACGGAAAAGGGCCGGGCCTTCGACCATGATTTCATCCATATCCAGATCGAAGGCCATCGCGAGGCCCTGCCCCTGTTCCAGACCGCGGCCCGAAACGCTACCGACCCGGCGCTGAAATCCTATGCCGCCGACACGGCCCCCGTCATCCAGTCGCATCTGGACATGGCGACCGCCCTGGTCCAACACAAACGTCATCATGACCGGCACCACCACTGA
- the pip gene encoding prolyl aminopeptidase: protein MPRYDLFPDIAPFDSGFLAVGDGHELYWEQAGNPSGRTVLFLHGGPGAGAGAVHRRFFDPDHWRIVLFDQRGAGRSRPHASVAANTTPHLLADIEMLRRHLNIADWLLFGGSWGSTLALAYAQAHPERVRAMILRGIFLGRPRELDWFFHGLAHVFPDAHAAFLSHLPEQDRNDPLAGYCRLLFDPDPAIHLPASRAWASYEGTCSTLIPAPSLVTGFVHDRAVVGLARIEAHYFRHDLFLPPGGLLAGMARIAHIPGHIVQGRYDMVCPSQSAWDLSRLWPRATLSLVPDAGHSALEPGIRRRLIACVEEFRDA from the coding sequence ATGCCACGCTACGACCTGTTTCCCGACATCGCGCCCTTCGACAGCGGCTTCCTCGCCGTCGGCGATGGGCACGAACTCTATTGGGAACAGGCCGGCAACCCGTCCGGACGGACCGTGCTGTTCCTGCATGGCGGCCCGGGCGCCGGCGCCGGCGCGGTGCATCGCCGCTTCTTCGACCCCGACCATTGGCGCATCGTCCTGTTCGACCAGCGCGGCGCCGGCCGCTCGCGTCCCCACGCGTCGGTCGCCGCCAACACCACGCCGCACCTGCTGGCCGACATCGAAATGCTGCGCCGCCACCTGAACATCGCGGACTGGCTGCTCTTCGGCGGCTCATGGGGCTCGACCCTCGCGCTGGCCTATGCCCAGGCCCACCCCGAACGGGTACGCGCCATGATCCTGCGCGGCATCTTCCTGGGCCGCCCGCGCGAACTGGACTGGTTCTTCCACGGGCTGGCCCATGTCTTCCCCGACGCCCACGCCGCCTTCCTGTCCCACCTGCCCGAACAGGACCGGAACGACCCGCTGGCCGGCTATTGCCGCCTGCTGTTCGACCCGGACCCGGCCATCCACCTGCCCGCATCCCGCGCCTGGGCGTCCTACGAGGGCACGTGCTCCACCCTGATCCCCGCCCCGTCCCTGGTCACCGGCTTCGTGCACGACCGCGCCGTCGTCGGCCTGGCGCGGATCGAAGCCCATTATTTCCGCCACGACCTGTTCCTGCCGCCCGGGGGATTGCTGGCGGGCATGGCGCGCATCGCGCATATCCCCGGTCACATCGTCCAGGGCCGCTACGACATGGTCTGCCCCAGCCAGTCGGCATGGGACCTGTCGCGCCTCTGGCCGCGCGCGACCCTCAGCCTGGTCCCCGACGCCGGCCATTCCGCCCTGGAACCCGGCATCCGCCGCCGCCTGATCGCCTGCGTGGAAGAGTTCCGCGACGCATGA
- a CDS encoding DUF423 domain-containing protein — MMSSPASTPAAPPAAIAARPCAARFFQVAGGVLGLLSVAGGALVAHLPDAMFAPAGRALAREAVEMGMWHAPVLLVVGLLAGRDGGRRRLLLLAGGGFVAGAVLFCGAVAWTGVTGRHPGPVAPTGGSLLMLAWLMLVLDGVRR, encoded by the coding sequence ATGATGTCTTCGCCTGCTTCCACCCCTGCTGCCCCCCCTGCTGCTATTGCGGCGCGGCCGTGCGCGGCGCGGTTTTTCCAGGTGGCCGGGGGTGTGCTCGGCCTGCTGTCGGTGGCCGGCGGCGCGCTGGTCGCGCACCTGCCCGATGCGATGTTCGCCCCGGCCGGCCGCGCGCTGGCGCGCGAGGCGGTGGAGATGGGGATGTGGCACGCGCCTGTCCTGCTGGTGGTCGGGCTGCTGGCGGGCCGGGATGGCGGGCGGCGCCGGCTGCTGTTGCTGGCGGGCGGCGGGTTCGTGGCGGGGGCGGTGCTGTTCTGCGGCGCGGTCGCCTGGACCGGGGTGACGGGGCGGCATCCGGGGCCGGTGGCGCCGACCGGTGGCAGCCTGCTGATGCTGGCCTGGCTGATGCTGGTGCTGGACGGCGTGCGGCGATGA
- a CDS encoding SAM-dependent methyltransferase produces the protein MSGSGAEIRDIRAKQGIALPDGAGAACGAAYLAAEGFEEALTEELRRKGVRVTGWHGRLALSPDVPVEAAWALDTWLEPEIHPIASIGAAAALLRGRQRNWACHAVLHHRRAALIAERLPPVSARKLVFPAAAPGGHLGAWTLLAPDRMLLSARKSSPFVNGAAQFVEDREGPPSRAYLKLWEACARLGRWPVPGERCVDLGAAPGGWTWVVARCGAEIVAVDRAELAPEVAAMPGVRSLRGSAFGIAPEELGPVDWLFSDIIAYPPRLLALARRWIAAGMARRIVLTIKFQGETDHETAEAFAAIPGGSVRHLWHNKHELTFFWDRDAAGDAGAGSAAGGASPGSVPGP, from the coding sequence ATGAGCGGGAGCGGTGCCGAGATCCGGGACATCCGGGCGAAGCAGGGGATTGCCCTGCCGGACGGGGCGGGCGCGGCCTGTGGCGCGGCCTATCTGGCGGCCGAGGGGTTCGAGGAGGCGCTGACCGAGGAATTGCGCCGCAAGGGCGTGCGCGTGACGGGGTGGCACGGGCGGCTGGCGCTGTCGCCCGACGTGCCGGTCGAGGCGGCCTGGGCGCTGGATACCTGGCTGGAGCCCGAGATCCACCCGATCGCCTCGATCGGGGCGGCGGCCGCGCTGCTGCGCGGACGGCAGCGCAACTGGGCGTGCCATGCGGTGCTGCATCATCGCCGGGCGGCGCTGATCGCCGAGCGGCTGCCGCCGGTCTCGGCGCGGAAGCTGGTCTTTCCCGCGGCCGCGCCGGGCGGGCATCTGGGGGCGTGGACCCTGCTGGCACCGGACCGGATGCTGCTGTCGGCGCGCAAATCCTCGCCCTTCGTGAACGGGGCGGCGCAGTTCGTCGAGGACCGGGAGGGGCCACCCTCGCGCGCCTATCTGAAATTATGGGAGGCCTGTGCCCGGCTGGGGCGCTGGCCGGTGCCGGGCGAACGCTGCGTCGATCTGGGCGCGGCGCCGGGGGGATGGACCTGGGTGGTGGCACGATGCGGTGCCGAGATCGTCGCGGTGGACCGCGCCGAACTGGCCCCGGAGGTGGCTGCGATGCCGGGGGTACGGTCCCTGCGGGGCAGCGCGTTCGGGATCGCGCCCGAGGAACTGGGGCCGGTGGATTGGCTGTTTTCGGATATCATCGCCTATCCGCCGCGTCTGCTGGCGCTGGCACGGCGATGGATCGCGGCGGGGATGGCGCGGCGGATCGTGCTGACCATCAAGTTCCAGGGCGAGACCGATCATGAGACCGCCGAGGCCTTTGCCGCGATCCCGGGCGGATCGGTGCGGCATCTGTGGCACAACAAGCACGAGCTGACATTCTTCTGGGACCGGGACGCGGCGGGGGATGCAGGGGCGGGTTCGGCCGCGGGCGGCGCGTCGCCGGGATCAGTTCCCGGTCCGTAA
- a CDS encoding thioredoxin family protein, whose product MKLRRLLSAAILPAMLLGVLSTPALAELPPTPKVGHAVPHPVAAPYGPPEGAQAQVDEAFARARASGRNVLIDFGGNWCPDCRMLAGVLALPTVAPWVAASFERVNVNVGHIDTNLDIAQKYGVTIKAVPTVLIVTPKGQVLNPDGALALGDARRMSAQAVVDLLAGWDTRGH is encoded by the coding sequence ATGAAACTGCGCCGCCTGCTTTCCGCCGCAATCCTGCCCGCCATGCTGCTGGGCGTGCTGTCCACGCCCGCCCTGGCGGAACTGCCGCCGACGCCGAAGGTGGGGCACGCGGTGCCGCACCCCGTCGCCGCGCCCTATGGCCCGCCGGAGGGCGCCCAGGCGCAGGTCGATGAAGCGTTCGCCAGGGCGCGGGCGTCGGGCAGGAACGTGCTGATCGATTTCGGCGGGAACTGGTGCCCCGATTGCCGCATGCTGGCGGGTGTTCTGGCGCTGCCGACCGTGGCCCCCTGGGTGGCCGCGAGCTTCGAGCGGGTGAACGTCAATGTCGGGCATATCGACACCAATCTGGACATCGCGCAGAAATATGGCGTGACGATCAAGGCGGTGCCGACCGTACTGATCGTTACCCCCAAGGGGCAGGTGCTGAATCCGGATGGGGCGCTGGCGCTGGGCGATGCGCGGCGCATGTCGGCCCAGGCGGTGGTCGACCTGCTGGCCGGCTGGGACACGCGGGGGCATTGA
- a CDS encoding M3 family oligoendopeptidase — MPIPFCIPFKDLAFPAPTAESLTRAFGAVNALLDAGQRDGALALFDTERRAYESWASMVALRFAQDTGSAQARADRELADGLTPLVTEHEVGIKRRLLDDPNRAGLLHAVGTHTVRLWETDITTFDTRLRPALEEESRLAADYTALLAAARVTIGDRTVNLSGLAPFAEDLDRTVRHQAERARWDVFAGHGAQLDTLYDRLVHVRDGMARTLGYDNYVALGYRRMRRVDYGPQDVARFRDEIRAHVVPLVAAIMENRRLTMNWDRLRAWDEPLIDPLGNPRPAGGHDLLLERARTMFDRMGGDLGPFYAGMVQGGYLDLQNRPGKAGGGFCTAFPSIGMPFIFANFNGTPHDIAVFTHEMGHAYQNWKSRDLPGIDLLWPTMEAAEINSMALEFLTWPHIDLMVEDGAAERFRRAHLIGALTFLPYGACVDHFQHEVYARPDMSPQDRHATWLQLERLYMPWRDWGDLAWPAKGGRWQAQGHIYRSPFYYIDYALALCCAMQFWLRARKDRHGTMATYTDLCALGGAQPFTGLLAAAGLESPFAPGTLTDIVAEAENYLQMR; from the coding sequence ATGCCTATCCCATTCTGCATCCCGTTCAAAGATCTCGCTTTCCCTGCCCCCACCGCCGAAAGCCTGACCCGGGCCTTCGGCGCGGTGAACGCCCTGCTCGATGCCGGTCAGCGTGACGGCGCGCTGGCGCTGTTCGATACCGAACGCCGCGCCTACGAAAGCTGGGCGTCCATGGTGGCGCTCCGCTTCGCGCAGGATACCGGCTCGGCCCAGGCCCGCGCCGACCGCGAACTGGCCGACGGCCTGACCCCCCTGGTGACCGAGCACGAGGTCGGCATCAAGCGCCGCCTGCTGGACGATCCCAACCGCGCCGGGCTGCTGCATGCCGTGGGCACGCATACCGTCCGGCTGTGGGAAACCGACATCACCACCTTCGATACGCGCCTGCGCCCGGCGCTCGAGGAAGAATCCCGCCTGGCCGCCGACTATACCGCCCTGCTGGCCGCCGCCCGGGTGACGATCGGCGACCGCACGGTCAATCTCTCCGGCCTCGCCCCGTTCGCCGAGGATCTCGACCGCACCGTCCGCCACCAGGCGGAACGCGCGCGCTGGGACGTCTTCGCCGGCCATGGCGCGCAGTTGGACACGCTCTATGACCGCCTGGTCCACGTCCGCGACGGCATGGCCAGGACACTCGGCTACGACAATTACGTGGCGCTGGGCTATCGCCGGATGCGCCGGGTCGATTACGGCCCCCAGGACGTCGCGCGCTTCCGCGACGAAATCCGCGCCCATGTGGTCCCCCTGGTCGCGGCCATCATGGAAAATCGCCGCCTGACCATGAACTGGGACCGGCTTCGCGCATGGGACGAGCCGCTGATCGACCCGCTGGGCAATCCCCGTCCGGCCGGCGGCCACGACCTGCTGCTCGAACGCGCCCGGACCATGTTCGACCGCATGGGCGGCGATCTGGGTCCGTTCTATGCCGGGATGGTCCAGGGCGGCTATCTCGACCTGCAGAACCGCCCGGGCAAGGCCGGGGGCGGGTTCTGCACCGCCTTCCCCAGCATCGGCATGCCGTTCATCTTCGCCAATTTCAACGGCACGCCGCACGACATCGCCGTCTTCACGCACGAAATGGGCCACGCCTACCAGAACTGGAAAAGCCGCGACCTGCCCGGGATCGACCTGCTCTGGCCGACCATGGAGGCCGCCGAGATCAATTCCATGGCGCTGGAATTCCTCACCTGGCCCCATATCGACCTGATGGTCGAGGACGGCGCGGCCGAGCGGTTCCGCCGCGCCCACCTGATCGGCGCCCTGACCTTCCTGCCCTATGGGGCCTGCGTCGATCATTTCCAGCATGAGGTCTATGCCCGCCCGGACATGTCGCCCCAGGATCGGCACGCGACCTGGCTGCAGCTCGAACGGCTCTACATGCCCTGGCGCGACTGGGGCGACCTGGCATGGCCGGCCAAGGGCGGCCGGTGGCAGGCCCAGGGCCATATCTACCGCTCGCCCTTCTATTACATCGACTATGCGCTGGCCCTATGCTGCGCGATGCAGTTCTGGCTGCGCGCCCGCAAGGACCGGCACGGCACGATGGCGACCTACACCGACCTCTGCGCGCTGGGGGGCGCCCAGCCCTTTACCGGATTGCTGGCCGCCGCCGGGCTCGAAAGCCCGTTCGCCCCGGGCACCCTGACCGATATCGTGGCCGAGGCGGAAAATTACCTGCAGATGCGCTGA
- a CDS encoding LLM class flavin-dependent oxidoreductase has product MIPFSILDLSLIVRDSTAAAAFANSLDLARHAEALGFHRYWVAEHHAMPGIASAATAVLIGHLAAGTRSIRVGAGGIMLPNHAPLTVAEQFGTLESLFPGRIDLGLGRAPGSDQETMRALRRDPASADRFPQDVVELLHYFDEPVPGQRVRAVPGAGLDIPVWLLGSSLFSAQLAAHLGLPFAFASHFAPDQMEQAVTLYRQLFTPSPRLAQPYVMLGLNVIAADSDDAARMLFTSHQQQFVALRRGMPGQFPPPVASTEGLWSQMERAGVERALACAVVGGPDTLRAGLARFIARHRPDELMLVGAIHDHAARLHSFSLAAAAHRQLADTG; this is encoded by the coding sequence GTGATTCCCTTCTCGATCCTCGACCTGTCGCTGATCGTCCGCGACAGCACCGCCGCCGCCGCCTTCGCCAACAGCCTCGACCTAGCCCGCCATGCCGAGGCTCTGGGGTTTCACCGCTACTGGGTGGCCGAACACCATGCCATGCCGGGCATCGCCTCGGCCGCGACCGCGGTGCTGATCGGCCATCTGGCGGCGGGCACGCGCAGCATCCGCGTCGGCGCCGGCGGCATCATGCTGCCCAACCATGCGCCGCTGACCGTGGCCGAACAGTTCGGCACGCTGGAAAGCCTCTTCCCCGGCCGGATCGACCTGGGGCTGGGCCGCGCCCCCGGCTCGGACCAGGAAACCATGCGCGCGCTGCGGCGCGACCCCGCCAGCGCCGACCGCTTCCCGCAGGACGTCGTCGAACTGCTGCATTATTTCGACGAACCCGTCCCCGGCCAGCGCGTACGGGCCGTTCCCGGCGCCGGGCTGGACATCCCGGTCTGGCTCCTGGGCTCCTCCCTGTTCTCGGCCCAGCTTGCGGCCCATCTCGGCCTGCCCTTCGCCTTCGCGTCGCATTTCGCGCCCGACCAGATGGAACAGGCCGTCACCCTCTACCGCCAGCTCTTCACCCCCTCGCCCCGGCTGGCGCAGCCCTATGTCATGCTGGGGCTGAACGTGATCGCCGCCGACAGCGACGACGCCGCCCGCATGCTCTTCACCTCGCACCAGCAGCAATTCGTGGCCCTGCGCCGCGGCATGCCAGGCCAGTTTCCGCCGCCCGTCGCCTCGACCGAGGGGCTATGGAGCCAGATGGAACGCGCCGGCGTCGAACGCGCCCTGGCCTGCGCCGTGGTCGGCGGTCCCGATACGCTGCGCGCGGGCCTCGCGCGCTTCATCGCCCGCCACCGCCCCGACGAACTGATGCTGGTCGGCGCCATCCACGACCACGCGGCCCGGCTGCACTCCTTCTCCCTCGCCGCCGCCGCCCACCGGCAATTGGCCGACACGGGCTGA
- a CDS encoding OPT family oligopeptide transporter, whose translation MREMTVRGLILGALITVVFTASNVYLGLKIGLTVASSIPAAVISMSVLRALGGGTILENNLVQTQASAAGTLSCVFISFPCLVLIGYWQHFPYFQVMLLSLAGGMTGVLFTVPLRRAMVTHSSLPYPEGVAAAEILKAGSDSGSPESLQALMTGGLVSAVVTLATGGLRVLADGASATAVWGGAVFRASAGFSLALLGAGYLVGIAGGIAMLAGAVIAWGAAVPVLSLLLPNTAHLPAADYATQLWAQKVRFMGAGTIAVAAVWTLAALARPVAAGIRDMLRAGRSVGDGDRHRDLSPRTLALLTLLSLGVLFGLFAAFLLPGTADARGMLAAALAATLFCGLFGFLVAAACGYMAGIVGSSSSPLSGIAIIATVMIAAFLLGLERLGWMPAEFSAGGQRLAVAFALFVLSAIVASSAISNDNLQDLKTGQLVGASPWRQQAALLVGCVSGAVVIPPVLELLYQAYGFVGALPRPGMDPAHALAAPQPALLVTLVNGIFLHRLDWTMITLGATLGVVLIAADLLLRRRGAALPPLAVGIGLYLPPSVSVTLAIGAVIGWISTRGRPALRAETGIGTMLASGFIVGESLTGVLLAAVAGATGRDDTLSILPSHAGDVPKLLGFLVFVAICIWFGRSIRRE comes from the coding sequence ATGCGCGAAATGACCGTGCGGGGCCTGATCCTGGGCGCGCTCATCACCGTCGTCTTCACGGCCTCGAACGTCTATCTCGGGCTCAAGATCGGGCTGACGGTCGCCTCGTCGATCCCGGCGGCCGTGATCTCGATGTCGGTGCTGCGGGCGCTGGGCGGCGGCACGATCCTGGAAAACAACCTGGTCCAGACCCAGGCCTCGGCGGCCGGGACGCTGTCCTGCGTGTTCATCTCGTTCCCGTGCCTGGTGCTGATCGGCTATTGGCAGCATTTCCCCTATTTTCAGGTCATGCTGCTCTCGCTGGCCGGCGGCATGACCGGCGTGCTGTTCACCGTGCCGCTGCGCCGGGCGATGGTGACGCACAGCAGCCTGCCCTACCCCGAGGGCGTCGCAGCGGCCGAAATCCTCAAGGCCGGCTCGGACAGCGGCAGTCCCGAAAGCCTGCAGGCGCTCATGACCGGCGGCCTGGTCTCGGCGGTGGTCACGCTCGCCACTGGCGGGCTACGGGTGCTGGCCGACGGCGCGTCGGCGACCGCGGTCTGGGGCGGCGCGGTCTTCCGCGCCTCGGCCGGCTTCTCGCTGGCGCTGCTCGGCGCGGGCTACCTGGTCGGCATCGCGGGCGGCATCGCCATGCTCGCCGGCGCCGTCATCGCCTGGGGCGCCGCGGTGCCGGTGCTCAGCCTGCTGCTGCCCAATACCGCCCATTTGCCGGCCGCCGATTACGCGACCCAGCTCTGGGCGCAGAAGGTCCGCTTCATGGGCGCGGGCACGATCGCCGTCGCCGCCGTCTGGACCCTGGCCGCGCTGGCCCGCCCCGTCGCCGCCGGCATCCGCGACATGCTGCGCGCCGGCCGGTCGGTCGGCGACGGCGACCGTCACCGCGACCTCTCCCCCCGCACCCTGGCGCTGCTGACCCTGCTGTCCCTGGGCGTGCTGTTCGGCCTGTTCGCGGCCTTCCTGCTGCCGGGAACGGCGGACGCGCGCGGCATGCTCGCCGCGGCCCTCGCCGCCACCCTGTTCTGCGGGCTGTTCGGCTTCCTGGTCGCGGCGGCCTGCGGCTACATGGCCGGCATCGTCGGCTCGTCCTCCTCGCCGCTGTCCGGCATCGCGATCATCGCCACCGTCATGATCGCCGCCTTCCTGCTCGGGCTCGAACGGCTGGGCTGGATGCCGGCCGAATTCTCCGCCGGCGGCCAGCGGCTGGCGGTCGCCTTCGCACTGTTCGTGCTGTCGGCCATCGTCGCCTCGTCGGCGATTTCCAACGACAATCTCCAGGACCTCAAGACCGGCCAGTTGGTCGGCGCCTCCCCCTGGCGCCAGCAGGCCGCCCTGCTGGTCGGCTGCGTCAGCGGCGCCGTGGTCATCCCGCCGGTGCTGGAGCTGCTCTACCAGGCGTACGGCTTCGTCGGCGCCCTGCCCCGCCCGGGCATGGACCCCGCCCACGCCCTGGCGGCGCCGCAGCCGGCCCTGCTGGTCACCCTCGTCAACGGCATCTTCCTGCACCGGCTGGACTGGACGATGATCACGCTGGGCGCCACCCTTGGCGTCGTGCTGATCGCGGCTGACCTGCTGCTGCGCCGGCGCGGCGCGGCGCTGCCGCCGCTCGCCGTCGGCATCGGCCTGTATCTCCCGCCCTCGGTCAGCGTCACGCTCGCCATCGGCGCCGTCATCGGTTGGATCAGCACCCGCGGCCGCCCCGCGCTCCGGGCCGAAACCGGCATCGGCACCATGCTGGCCTCGGGCTTCATCGTCGGCGAAAGCCTGACCGGCGTGCTGCTCGCCGCGGTCGCCGGCGCCACCGGGCGCGACGACACGCTCTCGATCCTGCCGTCCCATGCCGGCGACGTGCCGAAATTACTGGGATTCCTGGTCTTCGTCGCCATATGCATCTGGTTCGGACGCTCGATCCGGCGCGAATGA